In Ahaetulla prasina isolate Xishuangbanna chromosome 10, ASM2864084v1, whole genome shotgun sequence, the genomic window tctctcggCAGGCCGGCGCTGCGGGAGGCTCGGGATGCCGTCGGCGCGTGCCTGGTGCCGCTGCTGGCGCTCGGGGGGCCCGACCCGCAGCCCCGCGCGCCCTCCCCGGCCTGGGCCGACTTGGCGGCAGGGCTGCTGGACGCGGAGGCGCTCTACCACGCCGTGTATCCTTCGCTGcggctccctcctcctcctcctcctcctgcgggcgggcgggcgggcgggcgaggcGGGGCTGCCGGCCGAGGCCTCCTTAACTGAGCTGCCGCAGGTACTTGGAAGcgcggctgctgctgctctcGCTGAGCTACCGGGACGTGGCGGGGCTGCAGGCGGCCCCCGAGGCCTGGGAGCGGATAATGCAACACGGGCAGCGAGGAGACCGCGTGGAAGGTAACCGCCCGACGGAGGCCTCGCACCGGCCTTGGGCGCCTGGCAGGAGGgcggcgggtggggtggggtcttGGGGGCCCAGGGACGCTCCTGGCTCCCTTCAGGCGCAGCCCGACCGACCCAGCTTGGTTCtggcgaggaaggaaggaaggaaggaagctgcgCCTCGGAGCTCCTGGAGGAAGAAGCCAGGCGTGAACCGGGGAGCTGTGTTGGCAGATGTTCCACCCAAACCGTTTTTTCTTCCCTTGCCCAGAAACGTTGCTGAAAGCCGCCTTCTTCCTGGAGGACAGGTGAGAGCGGGAAGCGGCCGCTTCGCTCACCGCCAGTGAAGGATCCCCCGGGAAGAGCTCCGGGCCGACCCTGCTCTTCCAAGGCCCCGGGACTTGGCGCCTGCCCTGGGGGCTGAGCCCCACTTGCAGGATTGTGTGACTCTTCCCCAACCTGGAGCTCACTTCTTGAAGGCATCTCACATAAAAAGGATTTCCTGCCCTTAAGGGGTCCACTTTCTCTTTTAGAAGAGCAGGTAGGGCGGCGCCTGTTTCTATGGCCTGGTTTTGCCAAAAGGAGAACTAGAGATGGGCTGGGGGGTCTTCCAGGAATTTTGTGGCTAGGAGGAATCAATCGTTGGTGGCTCGTTCTTTACTACTCAGGGTGGAGACCTGCTTCTGTAGCGGAGAAGAAATAGTTGCCATTTCCGATGCCTTGCAGAGATGCAGCTGGGCTCATGGGCTTGGCCTACTTTACGGTGACGCTCCAGGCAGAATCGGCTCTTCTCATTTGAACAGCATTTTAGGgctaaacataaaaataaaactttcactTTACTGCGCTTGGTCCCTTTCTTCAAACGCCTCCTTCAGCATTAACGTGTAGACAATACAGTGCTCTGTAGGACAGCCGCCCCCAACCGTTCTGCTTTGGCGGACCGGCGACGGGGTGGTGATGAGAGGGGATGGATTAGCCCATGATGCTTGTGCAAACGCAGCTTCGCAAGCTCACCTGTCCACTAGTGTTGCCTGGTTTGCACCTCGTCACGAACAGGAGGTTTGGGACTCCTCCTCAAGGACATTCAGGTTTTCtgaatcaatttttattgatttttttttctccacaacccccagcctccccatattttatgaacagggtATTGGCCATATTATATCTTATACtgcttaacatatccaaatacattttacttagttacaatttctgccaaaatgttctttttccatatttttaatcatatcttaatatttct contains:
- the LOC131204184 gene encoding AFG2-interacting ribosome maturation factor-like isoform X3; this encodes MMAEEAGRLRGGLRSGLRVLREQHRGWRDTLAACLPLLRALGNVGRQAEAARRVSFEETPLRALAGLPERLRLKQRAAMEALLEELRREKLPALREARDAVGACLVPLLALGGPDPQPRAPSPAWADLAAGLLDAEALYHAVYLEARLLLLSLSYRDVAGLQAAPEAWERIMQHGQRGDRVEETLLKAAFFLEDR